A stretch of Desulfuromonas thiophila DNA encodes these proteins:
- a CDS encoding pyridoxal-phosphate-dependent aminotransferase family protein — MHKKLYIPGPVEVSADVFAAMSQPMIGHRMAEYAQLHQRVTDNLKRLLNTSEPVFLSTSSAFGIMEGAVRNLVQKRCANFGNGAFSSKWHDVTRRCGLEADLFEADWGQPVTPEMVEAALKTGRYDAITLVHNETSTGVLSPLADIAEVMKNYPEVSFITDTVSSMSAVPIDFAALGLDVCLAGVQKAFGLPPGLAVCAVSRKALDKAKTTPNRGYYFDFEEFEKNDLKHNTPSTPCISLIYGLDAQLQKMFIEGLDNRYRRHAAMAEKTRAWIQAQGFGLFAAAGYRSVTLTSGCNDGRTDLDALKKLAGARGYAIDNGYGKIKNTSFRIAHMADMTDADLDELFALLEELLPQARR, encoded by the coding sequence GTGCACAAAAAACTCTACATTCCCGGCCCGGTGGAGGTTAGCGCCGACGTTTTCGCCGCCATGTCACAACCCATGATCGGTCATCGCATGGCCGAATACGCCCAGCTGCACCAGCGCGTGACCGACAATCTCAAGCGCCTGCTCAACACCAGCGAGCCGGTGTTCCTGTCCACCTCCAGCGCCTTCGGCATCATGGAAGGTGCGGTGCGCAACCTGGTACAGAAGCGCTGTGCCAACTTCGGCAACGGCGCCTTCAGCAGCAAATGGCACGATGTCACCCGCCGCTGCGGCCTTGAAGCGGATCTGTTTGAGGCCGACTGGGGGCAGCCGGTCACGCCGGAAATGGTCGAGGCCGCACTCAAAACCGGCCGCTACGACGCCATCACCCTGGTGCACAATGAAACCTCCACCGGCGTGCTGTCGCCACTGGCAGACATTGCCGAGGTGATGAAAAACTATCCCGAGGTCTCCTTCATTACCGACACCGTTTCCTCCATGAGCGCCGTGCCCATTGATTTCGCCGCCCTGGGTCTCGACGTCTGTCTGGCCGGGGTGCAGAAGGCCTTCGGACTGCCGCCGGGGCTGGCGGTCTGCGCCGTGTCACGCAAGGCCCTCGACAAAGCTAAAACCACGCCCAACCGTGGCTATTACTTCGACTTTGAAGAATTCGAAAAGAACGATTTGAAGCACAACACGCCCAGCACGCCCTGCATCAGCCTGATCTACGGTCTCGACGCCCAGCTGCAAAAAATGTTCATTGAAGGACTCGACAACCGTTACCGCCGCCACGCCGCCATGGCGGAAAAAACCCGCGCCTGGATTCAGGCCCAGGGCTTCGGCCTGTTCGCTGCCGCAGGTTACCGCTCCGTCACCCTCACCAGCGGCTGCAACGATGGCCGCACCGATCTCGATGCGCTGAAAAAACTGGCCGGGGCGCGCGGCTATGCCATCGATAACGGCTACGGCAAGATCAAGAACACCAGCTTCCGTATTGCCCACATGGCCGACATGACTGATGCCGACCTGGACGAGCTGTTTGCCCTGCTGGAGGAACTGCTGCCGCAGGCACGCCGCTAA